CCACAGCCGCTGGCACCTGCTGCCGCAGGAATAGCACATGACGATTGGACCCCGAGGCAGCGGGGGGGACGCCGTAGGTGGTGCCGAAGTCCCGCCGCCACGGGCAGAACGGCGGCACAGACGGGAGGAGCGGCAGGCGATGTGACAAAGACGACGTCGCCGGTGGCGGGAAAGCTACGGTGGCGCTGTAGGATTCGGCCGGGCGCCGGCGGCGGAAGTCGATGTAGAGGCGGTCGCGCGCGGCGCCGTCGCCGACCCCGCGGCCGAACAGGACGGTGTCGCCGGCGCCGAGGCTCTTCTCCTTCACGAAGCGGCTCCAGCCCTTGGTCATCACGTAGCTCTGGCTGCTGTTCCAGTACGAGTACCGGAACCGCCACGCCTTTCCCGCGCGATCCTCGAAGCTGAGGACCATCCCCTTGCCGCCGCTACCCTCCGCCGCCAGCGCTGCGGCAGCGCCATCGAGCGGGAAGTAGCGCTCGGCGTGCTGCTTGGGGATGACCAGGCGGTTCAGCTTCCCCACGTCGCTGGGAGTCACTACCTTCTCGAACATGTGCTCTTTCTCCACCACCGACGACGACGCGCAAACCCTCTCGGATTCCTCGCCACCGGCCGGTGCGGTTGGCGAGAACTCCATGGACTTGGCGCGCTAGCTCCCTCCCAACCTCCCGAGCTTGAGGCACCAAGGTGCTGACTTTGACTGGTTGTATGCTATTTCTGGGAGCCGGGATGGCACGCAACAGTACTATAATCAGCTATTCTTGGAGAAAAGAATTAGGGCTATGCCTATCAGCTTACTATAATATGGGCCTCGAGATTTCTTCGGATGATTGGAAAACTGGAATAGATATGCGAGTATGCCATGGGTGAACAGATGCCAGAAACGGGGGGTAGCTAGCTAGCTCATCAGGGGGGAGCACAATGAAGGTTCTTGGATCTTGGTGTGTGTGTAGTGGGTATAAGTGTATGTATATGGGATAAGGTAGGAGAGAAAAGGTCAGGAACAATACAAGCAGCCCATGCCAGCTGCTTTCTTCTTTAAGGAGGAAGATGAGAGGGGGCGAGAGGTGGGGAGGAGGGAGGGAGATGGTTGTgaggacgtgtggggtccacaggcTACGAATGATAGGGTTTGAGAGATCATGTGATGGAGCATGTCCCTCTCAACGTCCCAATTGTGTGTGATCGGTCAGCTCTCTATATATGGATGTGTGATTCTGATTGGTTTGCTAGCTGTGGTAGCCCCTTCGGTTAACaatttgtgtggcatactggcacgaGCTATCGGTGAAATGGATGGATCGATGGGTGAACAATCTGTGTGG
The sequence above is a segment of the Triticum dicoccoides isolate Atlit2015 ecotype Zavitan chromosome 1A, WEW_v2.0, whole genome shotgun sequence genome. Coding sequences within it:
- the LOC119291265 gene encoding putative B3 domain-containing protein Os10g0537100 is translated as MEFSPTAPAGGEESERVCASSSVVEKEHMFEKVVTPSDVGKLNRLVIPKQHAERYFPLDGAAAALAAEGSGGKGMVLSFEDRAGKAWRFRYSYWNSSQSYVMTKGWSRFVKEKSLGAGDTVLFGRGVGDGAARDRLYIDFRRRRPAESYSATVAFPPPATSSLSHRLPLLPSVPPFCPWRRDFGTTYGVPPAASGSNRHVLFLRQQVPAAVVLKSVPVRAAASVLEPPARPMPKRVRLFGVNLDSPATEDDGTCGVTQTVTSTLLQQLLPSPSSSTSSTAGKERQCSLDLGL